Proteins from one Legionella taurinensis genomic window:
- a CDS encoding cystathionine gamma-synthase, whose protein sequence is MDKTHFDTRAIHAGQQPDPATGAVMTPIYATSTYRQSAPGVHQGYEYSRTHNPTRAAYEACIASLESGQRGFAFASGMAAINTVIDLLDSGDHVIAMDDLYGGTFRIFDKVKTRTSGLSFSFVDMTDPATIEAAIRPQTRMIWVETPSNPMLKLADLRAIAAIAKRHKLIAVVDNTFATPWIQRPLELGFDLVLHSATKYLNGHSDVVSGIVVVGDNAEIAEKMAFLHNSCGGIAGPFDSFLVLRSLKTLSLRMQRHCDNAMALAEWLQKHPRIDSVIYPGLATHPQQTLAKQQMHHFGGMISMVVKGDITAATRFLSRCELFTLAESLGGVESLIEHPAIMTHASIPAETRRKLGIVDGFIRLSVGIEHIEDLIADLHQALN, encoded by the coding sequence ATGGACAAGACACATTTTGATACCCGCGCGATTCACGCCGGACAACAGCCTGACCCCGCGACTGGCGCGGTCATGACGCCCATTTACGCCACGTCCACCTACCGTCAATCGGCCCCAGGCGTTCATCAGGGCTATGAATATTCACGCACGCATAACCCGACCCGCGCCGCCTACGAAGCCTGCATTGCCAGCCTGGAATCAGGACAACGGGGTTTTGCCTTTGCTTCCGGTATGGCCGCCATCAATACTGTCATTGACCTGCTGGACAGCGGCGATCATGTCATTGCCATGGACGATCTCTACGGCGGCACATTCCGTATTTTTGATAAGGTAAAAACCAGAACCTCCGGCTTGTCTTTCAGCTTTGTGGACATGACTGATCCGGCAACGATTGAAGCAGCCATTCGACCGCAGACCCGCATGATCTGGGTGGAAACCCCCTCCAATCCCATGTTAAAACTCGCTGATTTACGGGCCATTGCCGCCATTGCCAAACGTCACAAGCTGATTGCGGTAGTCGACAATACCTTTGCCACCCCCTGGATTCAACGGCCGCTGGAGCTGGGTTTTGACCTTGTTCTGCATTCTGCAACCAAGTATTTAAACGGCCATTCCGATGTGGTCAGCGGCATTGTGGTGGTTGGGGATAATGCGGAAATCGCTGAAAAAATGGCCTTCCTGCATAACTCCTGCGGCGGCATTGCCGGCCCTTTTGACAGTTTTTTAGTTCTTCGCAGCTTAAAAACCCTGTCCTTACGCATGCAACGGCATTGCGACAATGCCATGGCCCTGGCAGAATGGTTACAGAAGCATCCCAGGATAGACAGCGTCATTTACCCCGGTCTTGCCACCCATCCTCAGCAGACTCTGGCTAAACAGCAGATGCACCATTTCGGCGGTATGATTTCCATGGTGGTGAAAGGCGATATCACCGCGGCAACCCGCTTTTTATCCCGCTGCGAACTCTTTACTCTGGCAGAGAGTCTGGGTGGTGTGGAAAGCCTGATTGAGCATCCGGCCATCATGACGCATGCCTCGATTCCTGCCGAAACCCGACGCAAGCTCGGCATTGTGGATGGTTTTATCCGTCTTTCCGTCGGCATTGAGCACATTGAAGACTTGATTGCCGATTTGCATCAGGCCCTTAACTAA
- a CDS encoding acyltransferase, which produces MNQTKTSGGQLHGVLAIAVLTLSTFFFFIPMLFMGLLKLIPSIRLKVFCTKVIDGIAFCWADVNKAYINATQHIDWQVSGLENLKRNDWYLLVANHQSWLDIVVLQCIFNRKIPMLKFFIKDSLKWIPLLGFSWWAMGCPFMKRYSKEYLAKKPHKKGKDLEATRKAIEIFKHTPATIINFVEGTRFTHQKQIKQQSPYDHLLKPKAGGISFVMSTLGKKFNNLLDVTIIYPDTRYSLWDFLCHRMAPVIKVCIRPIQIPDEFTTTQLAYDENTQTAFREWLNEQWRKKDELISSLREEILV; this is translated from the coding sequence ATGAATCAAACCAAAACCTCAGGAGGACAATTGCACGGTGTGCTGGCCATTGCTGTGCTTACCCTGTCCACCTTCTTTTTCTTTATTCCCATGCTGTTTATGGGATTATTGAAGCTTATTCCCAGTATTCGTCTGAAGGTGTTTTGCACGAAGGTCATCGACGGCATCGCCTTTTGCTGGGCGGACGTGAACAAAGCCTACATCAATGCCACCCAACACATTGACTGGCAGGTATCAGGACTTGAAAATCTTAAACGCAACGATTGGTATTTACTGGTTGCCAACCACCAGAGCTGGCTGGACATTGTAGTCCTGCAGTGTATTTTTAACCGCAAAATCCCGATGCTTAAATTTTTCATCAAAGATTCGCTGAAATGGATTCCACTGCTGGGTTTTTCCTGGTGGGCCATGGGCTGCCCGTTTATGAAGCGCTATTCCAAAGAGTACCTTGCTAAAAAACCGCACAAAAAAGGCAAGGATCTTGAAGCCACCCGCAAAGCCATTGAAATCTTCAAGCACACGCCGGCCACCATCATCAATTTTGTGGAAGGCACGCGCTTTACTCACCAGAAGCAAATCAAGCAGCAATCCCCTTATGATCACCTGTTAAAACCCAAAGCGGGCGGCATCAGCTTTGTGATGAGCACTCTGGGCAAAAAATTCAACAATTTACTCGATGTGACCATTATTTACCCGGATACGCGTTATTCATTATGGGATTTTCTTTGCCATCGCATGGCCCCCGTCATTAAAGTCTGTATTCGGCCGATTCAGATTCCCGACGAATTTACCACCACGCAACTGGCTTATGATGAAAACACCCAGACAGCGTTCAGGGAGTGGTTGAATGAACAATGGCGTAAAAAGGATGAATTAATCAGCAGCCTGCGGGAAGAAATACTGGTATAA
- a CDS encoding NAD-dependent epimerase, translating to MRLVITGASGFIGFHLAKHRLQQGDVVVGIDNLNDYYDVRLKQARLEQLQAFDNFIFHADDVVDAETLQKRFADHQPQRVIHLAAQAGVRYSLTNPGQYVQSNLVGFANILEACRHHHIEHLVYASTSSVYGANSCQPYHEAHSTSHPLTLYAASKKANELMAHSYSHLFQLPTTGLRFFTVYGPWGRPDMAFFSFTKNILEGKAIQIFNHGRMQRDFTYIDDIVAGISAAIDKPAAANPHWNSHVPDPASSNAPFKIYNIGCGTPVNLMDYIEAIEEATGKQALKEFLPMQNGDVLSTHADTQALIADLGYQPRIDFREGVRRFVEWYQWFYR from the coding sequence ATGCGCTTGGTAATCACGGGGGCCTCTGGATTTATCGGATTTCATCTGGCAAAACACCGTTTGCAACAGGGTGATGTGGTGGTAGGCATCGATAATCTGAATGATTATTACGATGTCCGGCTTAAACAGGCAAGACTTGAGCAATTGCAGGCTTTTGACAATTTTATCTTTCATGCCGACGATGTTGTGGATGCCGAGACCCTACAGAAACGGTTTGCTGACCACCAGCCGCAACGCGTGATTCATCTGGCCGCTCAGGCTGGGGTGCGCTATTCCCTGACTAACCCAGGGCAGTATGTGCAATCCAATCTGGTGGGTTTTGCCAATATCCTCGAAGCCTGCCGCCATCATCACATTGAGCATTTAGTGTATGCTTCAACCAGCTCGGTGTATGGCGCAAACAGCTGTCAGCCTTATCATGAAGCCCATTCAACCAGCCACCCGCTCACTCTGTACGCCGCCAGCAAAAAAGCGAATGAATTGATGGCCCATTCCTATTCGCATCTTTTTCAATTGCCGACAACGGGATTACGTTTTTTTACGGTGTATGGACCCTGGGGGCGGCCGGACATGGCTTTTTTCTCGTTCACCAAAAACATTCTGGAAGGCAAGGCCATTCAAATTTTCAATCACGGCAGGATGCAACGGGATTTTACCTACATTGATGACATCGTTGCCGGTATTTCTGCGGCCATTGATAAACCCGCCGCGGCAAATCCCCATTGGAATAGCCATGTCCCTGATCCGGCTAGCAGCAATGCTCCTTTTAAAATTTACAATATTGGCTGCGGCACCCCCGTTAACCTGATGGATTACATTGAGGCCATTGAAGAAGCAACGGGAAAACAGGCCCTGAAGGAGTTTTTACCCATGCAAAACGGCGATGTCTTATCCACCCACGCCGATACACAAGCCCTGATTGCTGATCTGGGCTATCAACCTCGAATCGATTTTCGTGAGGGAGTGCGGCGTTTTGTTGAATGGTATCAATGGTTTTATCGATAG
- a CDS encoding arylamine N-acetyltransferase: MKINLANYLDKIGMQQLDIDGLDATQRADYLKEVYNAHLLTFFYHNFALRKISRQHPVNRHHITLFDYQNLMDDTAGGYCFQSARLLATMLKELGFEVSYCEARVLNGASPADSQQILPTHVVLRVVIDEAIYFLEPGLGAKAPRFPLLVTGSDETIEQGYDRYKFSQRQGYYVLEKHVRDQWITLVMTDLKPINDDKLAFNLLKLERHLEQLPIRDEIVVAGQITATGCKTFFFDTKAKKYAFTVEEKGEFTKTVYESTSDAYEKLMSEYVIKGLTKADLALYAKQSTLPRPKERWTVDFPLDKTEFAKMAKNLQ, encoded by the coding sequence ATGAAAATCAATTTAGCGAATTATTTGGATAAAATCGGCATGCAACAGCTGGACATTGACGGGTTGGACGCCACTCAGCGGGCGGACTATTTAAAAGAAGTGTATAACGCCCACCTGCTCACTTTTTTCTATCATAATTTTGCATTACGCAAAATCAGCCGCCAGCATCCGGTCAACCGCCATCACATCACGCTTTTTGATTACCAGAACCTCATGGATGACACGGCGGGCGGTTATTGCTTTCAATCAGCGCGGTTGCTTGCCACCATGCTCAAGGAATTAGGTTTTGAAGTCAGTTATTGCGAAGCCCGCGTGTTAAATGGCGCCTCACCCGCCGATTCACAACAGATACTGCCTACCCATGTTGTTTTGCGCGTCGTTATTGACGAGGCCATTTATTTTCTTGAACCCGGTCTTGGCGCGAAAGCGCCCCGTTTCCCTCTGTTAGTCACCGGCAGCGATGAAACCATTGAGCAAGGCTACGATCGTTATAAATTTTCTCAACGGCAAGGGTACTACGTGCTTGAAAAGCACGTGAGGGATCAATGGATAACGTTGGTTATGACCGACTTAAAGCCTATAAACGACGACAAACTCGCCTTTAATTTGCTGAAGCTGGAACGCCACCTCGAGCAATTGCCCATCCGGGATGAAATCGTGGTCGCGGGACAAATTACGGCAACGGGTTGCAAAACCTTCTTTTTTGACACCAAGGCCAAAAAATACGCATTTACTGTGGAAGAAAAGGGCGAGTTCACTAAAACAGTGTACGAGTCCACCTCGGACGCGTATGAGAAATTAATGTCTGAGTATGTCATTAAAGGCCTCACCAAAGCGGATTTGGCACTGTACGCCAAACAATCCACTCTCCCCCGCCCCAAAGAGCGATGGACAGTGGATTTTCCCTTGGATAAAACCGAGTTTGCGAAAATGGCAAAAAATCTGCAGTAA
- a CDS encoding beta-propeller fold lactonase family protein, whose amino-acid sequence MAQSKKNRILAFLFFIGFSGCFQGVYAAQPKWTLLPTTPTQVVVAPNGTATVQYQVTNNTSITRTLTIKPLSGVTQIKNSAGECSIPFTLASKAHCLLTLRINGAQVPANGLHEGPVVCKTQGSGVDPFLCSQPSQANSLQVTVMNQSVQLNLTGSPLLLVAGGSSGNITVTNLSGQTALNVAAVLTGTALDGHVVQDASQCTILAAGQSCNLVFTPDNTVIPATNVTIRGSNTTGVIGSIAVNAPPVANISISGSSTLQFNTNGSTGSITITNDSLMLVAQNIVPDFSATALAGNVSVTANTCINVLPGGSCVITFAPGGNAVVPTNFPIQGANTNAVVGTIGIDAHAYITNGNTSLVTQCSVDTSTGNLGNCGDSGAGGLVVPGGVTLNPAGALAYITNENTSIVSFCSVDADSGALSGCVNTGALFTIPTGIVINAAGDIAYVVNESANSVTQCDINPATDELDNCVELLGLGLFAPYNMAIHPAGDFAYITVISELTQCSINAGTGALQGCSNYNDPLLNIPQGIAVNSAGTLAYITSAGTNTVLACQINAISRLVTSCVDTGAVGLDFPREIALSGSNDFAYIVNTNDDSVTRCTIDNGTSFINCVDSGATGLAGPLGITIR is encoded by the coding sequence ATGGCTCAAAGTAAAAAAAACAGGATTCTTGCTTTTCTGTTTTTTATTGGTTTTTCAGGCTGTTTTCAGGGTGTTTATGCAGCGCAGCCCAAATGGACACTCCTTCCCACCACACCCACACAGGTGGTTGTCGCGCCGAATGGAACCGCCACCGTGCAATACCAGGTAACGAACAATACCTCCATCACCCGTACGTTGACCATCAAGCCCCTAAGCGGTGTGACTCAGATTAAAAACAGTGCCGGTGAGTGCAGCATTCCTTTTACGCTGGCATCCAAAGCGCATTGCCTGTTGACCTTACGCATCAACGGAGCGCAGGTTCCGGCCAATGGGTTGCATGAAGGGCCGGTTGTGTGTAAAACCCAGGGTTCCGGTGTTGATCCGTTCTTATGTTCGCAGCCCAGTCAGGCAAATAGCCTACAGGTGACGGTCATGAATCAGTCCGTTCAGCTAAACCTGACAGGCTCGCCTTTGCTTTTAGTCGCAGGGGGCAGCTCAGGCAATATCACCGTGACTAACCTGTCGGGACAAACTGCCTTAAATGTAGCTGCGGTGCTCACGGGCACTGCGCTGGATGGTCATGTCGTTCAGGATGCTTCACAATGTACAATCCTTGCTGCCGGGCAATCCTGCAATCTTGTTTTTACTCCGGATAATACCGTCATCCCAGCCACCAACGTGACGATTCGGGGAAGTAATACCACGGGAGTGATTGGCAGTATCGCCGTCAATGCACCGCCGGTGGCCAACATCAGCATCAGCGGTTCCTCAACCCTGCAATTCAATACCAATGGTTCAACAGGCAGCATCACCATCACCAATGATTCCCTGATGCTGGTCGCTCAGAATATCGTGCCGGATTTTTCTGCCACGGCCCTGGCCGGCAATGTGTCGGTTACTGCCAATACGTGTATCAATGTGCTTCCCGGCGGAAGCTGTGTCATCACGTTTGCGCCGGGTGGTAACGCGGTGGTGCCCACTAATTTTCCCATTCAGGGTGCTAATACCAACGCGGTCGTGGGCACGATAGGGATTGATGCGCATGCGTACATTACCAACGGGAACACTTCACTGGTGACGCAATGCAGCGTCGATACCAGTACCGGTAATTTAGGCAACTGTGGAGACAGTGGGGCTGGCGGCCTGGTTGTTCCTGGCGGGGTGACGCTCAATCCGGCGGGTGCCCTGGCTTATATCACCAATGAGAATACCAGTATCGTGTCGTTTTGCAGTGTCGATGCGGATTCAGGGGCGTTAAGCGGCTGTGTTAATACGGGCGCTCTGTTTACTATCCCTACCGGTATTGTCATTAACGCCGCAGGCGATATCGCCTATGTGGTCAACGAAAGCGCGAACTCCGTCACCCAATGCGACATCAATCCCGCAACGGATGAACTGGATAATTGCGTGGAACTCCTCGGCTTAGGGTTGTTTGCGCCATATAATATGGCGATCCATCCGGCAGGCGATTTTGCCTACATTACCGTCATTTCAGAACTCACGCAGTGCAGTATTAATGCGGGAACAGGCGCTCTGCAAGGATGCAGCAATTACAATGATCCTTTATTAAACATTCCCCAGGGCATTGCGGTGAATTCCGCGGGCACCCTTGCTTACATCACGAGCGCCGGCACGAACACAGTGCTTGCCTGCCAGATTAATGCGATCAGCCGTTTAGTTACGTCCTGTGTCGATACTGGGGCTGTTGGACTCGATTTCCCGCGGGAAATCGCTTTAAGTGGCAGCAATGATTTTGCCTATATCGTGAATACCAATGACGATTCAGTGACGAGATGCACCATTGACAATGGTACGAGTTTCATTAACTGTGTGGATTCCGGTGCGACTGGATTAGCTGGACCCCTGGGCATTACCATTCGCTAA
- the dapD gene encoding 2,3,4,5-tetrahydropyridine-2,6-dicarboxylate N-succinyltransferase: MNIMSLQTTIETYFEDRQHLTPETAPPEIKTAVDEVLSALDSGELRVAEKINQEWTVHQWLKKAVLLSFRLYPNQVIDAGFCQFYDKVPLKFAAYSRSDFAELGTRIVPHAMVRKGAFIGKNTVLMPSYVNIGAYIDEGVMVDTWATVGSCAQIGRNVHLSGGAGIGGVLEPLQANPTIIEDNCFIGARSEVVEGVIVERDSVLSMGVYLGQSTKIYNRLTKTVSYGRIPAGSVVVPGNMPSDDGSHSLYCAVIVKQIDEKTRAKVSINDLLRDIK; the protein is encoded by the coding sequence ATGAACATCATGAGTTTACAAACCACCATTGAAACCTATTTTGAAGACCGTCAACACCTGACACCCGAAACAGCCCCCCCGGAGATTAAAACCGCGGTAGACGAGGTGCTTTCTGCACTGGATTCGGGCGAATTGCGCGTTGCAGAAAAAATCAACCAGGAGTGGACAGTCCATCAATGGCTTAAAAAAGCGGTTTTATTGTCATTCCGTCTCTACCCGAATCAGGTAATTGATGCCGGCTTCTGCCAGTTTTATGATAAGGTCCCTCTGAAATTTGCCGCTTACAGCCGCAGTGATTTTGCCGAGCTGGGTACGCGGATTGTTCCGCATGCCATGGTCAGAAAAGGCGCTTTTATTGGTAAAAATACCGTCCTGATGCCTTCTTATGTCAACATCGGCGCCTACATCGATGAAGGCGTGATGGTGGACACCTGGGCGACGGTGGGTTCCTGTGCCCAGATTGGCAGAAATGTTCACCTCTCCGGCGGTGCCGGCATCGGCGGCGTGCTTGAACCCCTGCAGGCGAATCCCACCATCATTGAAGACAATTGCTTCATCGGCGCCCGCTCGGAAGTGGTCGAAGGCGTGATTGTCGAAAGGGATTCTGTCTTGTCCATGGGAGTCTATTTAGGACAAAGCACCAAAATTTATAACCGCCTGACCAAAACCGTGAGCTACGGCCGCATTCCCGCAGGCTCCGTCGTTGTGCCTGGAAACATGCCGAGCGACGATGGCAGTCACAGTCTCTATTGCGCGGTGATTGTCAAACAGATTGACGAAAAAACGCGTGCCAAGGTCAGTATCAATGACTTGCTGAGAGACATCAAATGA
- the dapE gene encoding succinyl-diaminopimelate desuccinylase: protein MTAIKALLAELIRFQSVTPEDAGCQPCMANFLKGLGFDCQQLDNPPVANLFARHGQGSPLLVFAGHTDVVPIGDAGKWLSNPFELTESNGLLYGRGTADMKGSLAAMMIAAQRFIHNHPDFSGSLGFLITSGEEGDLFDKGTPHVMAALKTQGIHIDYCVVGEPSSTHHVGDVVKIGRRGSLSANMVIHGKQGHVAYPHLAENPIHTVSPALAELTHRRWDEGNPHFPPTSMQITHLKAGGHAGNIIPGELELQLNFRFSTEQTPEKLQDEVEDCLKRHGLKADIDWRVNGLPFLTNQGNLLESAREVIQTITGKEPELSTSGGTSDGRFIAPYGVEVIELGPVNATIHQVNECVSERELETLSLIYYALCEKLLCPC from the coding sequence ATGACGGCAATCAAAGCCTTATTGGCGGAACTCATCCGCTTTCAATCCGTTACCCCCGAGGATGCCGGATGCCAGCCCTGCATGGCCAATTTTTTAAAAGGGCTGGGCTTTGACTGCCAGCAGCTGGATAATCCGCCGGTGGCCAATTTGTTTGCCCGCCATGGTCAGGGAAGCCCGTTGCTGGTTTTCGCCGGCCACACAGACGTCGTACCCATCGGCGATGCCGGTAAATGGTTAAGCAATCCCTTTGAACTGACAGAGAGCAATGGCTTGCTTTATGGTCGAGGCACAGCGGACATGAAGGGCAGCCTGGCGGCCATGATGATCGCTGCACAGCGTTTTATCCATAACCACCCCGATTTTTCAGGCAGCCTGGGTTTTTTAATCACCAGCGGGGAGGAAGGGGATCTGTTTGATAAAGGCACCCCGCACGTGATGGCCGCTTTAAAAACCCAGGGCATACACATTGATTATTGTGTGGTCGGCGAACCTTCCAGTACGCATCACGTGGGTGATGTGGTCAAAATAGGCCGCCGCGGTTCGTTGTCGGCCAACATGGTCATCCACGGCAAACAGGGGCATGTCGCCTACCCTCATCTCGCTGAAAACCCCATTCATACCGTAAGCCCCGCGCTGGCTGAACTCACCCACAGACGCTGGGATGAAGGCAATCCGCATTTTCCTCCGACCTCCATGCAGATTACTCACCTTAAGGCCGGAGGCCACGCCGGCAATATTATTCCTGGAGAATTGGAATTGCAGTTAAATTTCCGCTTTTCCACGGAGCAAACCCCGGAAAAACTGCAGGACGAGGTGGAAGACTGTTTAAAACGACACGGCTTAAAGGCGGACATTGACTGGCGGGTAAACGGCCTTCCCTTCCTGACCAATCAAGGCAATCTGCTGGAAAGTGCACGGGAAGTGATTCAAACCATCACGGGCAAAGAACCTGAGTTATCCACCAGCGGCGGCACGTCAGATGGGCGGTTTATCGCGCCTTATGGCGTGGAAGTGATTGAGCTTGGCCCGGTTAACGCCACCATTCATCAGGTTAATGAATGTGTTTCAGAGCGCGAACTGGAGACTTTAAGCCTGATTTATTACGCGCTCTGTGAGAAATTATTGTGCCCCTGTTAA
- a CDS encoding dicarboxylate/amino acid:cation symporter, which produces MCISSSSPKKIWLSTPVLYAVMIALGLLTGWSGIKPLQQFGLFIADVFINVFKCISLPIIALSIIVTLSNYRADGPMRRIWQRAMTYTLGTTLIAAAISCLLYILIHPSMVGSIQGLAAPKANDYQYLSHVANLIPSTIFSPFIEHQVMGVLLLGIVTGVAIRYIPDQDSRQTITQFFRGAHGLFMVITKWVIAVIPLGLYGFITATVIQLQNGKSIKGIGEYLLIVVLANLIQGFVVLPLWLKAHGIKPFSAMRAMLPALSLAFFSKSSVGTLPVTMETAEKNLAVKPAISRFVLPLCTSLNMNGCAAFIFATVIYLMQNHGMVISLPMMALWVLIATVAAIGNAGVPMGCFFLSTSLLASMNVPITLMGIILPFYSLIDMLETALNVWSDSCVAKVVNDKTVLEEEHETPITGTSYSARA; this is translated from the coding sequence ATGTGCATCTCCTCGTCTTCCCCTAAAAAAATCTGGTTGAGTACCCCTGTTCTTTATGCCGTGATGATTGCCCTTGGCCTTTTGACCGGCTGGTCTGGCATTAAACCCTTACAGCAATTTGGCTTATTCATCGCCGATGTCTTTATCAATGTCTTTAAATGCATCAGCCTGCCTATTATTGCCTTGTCGATTATTGTGACGCTGTCGAATTACCGCGCTGACGGTCCCATGCGACGCATCTGGCAGCGGGCGATGACTTATACCCTGGGAACTACGCTGATTGCCGCGGCCATTAGTTGCCTTCTTTACATTCTGATTCATCCCAGCATGGTCGGTAGTATTCAGGGATTGGCCGCACCGAAAGCCAATGACTATCAGTATTTAAGCCATGTGGCCAACCTGATTCCGTCAACCATTTTCAGTCCGTTTATTGAACATCAGGTCATGGGGGTGTTGTTACTTGGCATCGTCACCGGTGTGGCGATTCGCTACATTCCTGATCAGGATTCGAGACAAACCATTACCCAGTTTTTCCGCGGCGCCCATGGCTTGTTCATGGTCATTACCAAATGGGTAATTGCCGTGATTCCGCTGGGTCTTTATGGGTTTATTACCGCCACGGTGATTCAATTGCAGAATGGCAAATCCATCAAGGGGATCGGTGAGTACCTGCTGATTGTCGTATTGGCTAACCTTATCCAGGGTTTTGTGGTATTACCGCTCTGGCTTAAAGCGCATGGGATTAAACCTTTTTCTGCCATGCGGGCCATGTTGCCGGCGTTGTCGCTGGCATTCTTTTCCAAGTCTTCGGTCGGTACTTTACCAGTGACAATGGAAACGGCGGAGAAAAATCTCGCGGTTAAGCCCGCCATTAGCCGTTTTGTGCTTCCTTTATGCACCAGCCTGAATATGAATGGTTGTGCCGCCTTTATTTTCGCCACTGTGATTTATTTGATGCAAAATCACGGCATGGTCATTTCCTTGCCCATGATGGCTTTATGGGTCTTGATCGCGACGGTGGCGGCCATTGGCAATGCCGGGGTTCCCATGGGGTGCTTTTTCTTAAGCACCAGCCTCTTGGCCAGTATGAATGTGCCCATTACCCTGATGGGAATTATCCTGCCTTTCTACAGCTTGATTGATATGCTGGAAACCGCCCTGAATGTCTGGTCCGACTCCTGCGTTGCCAAAGTGGTTAATGACAAGACGGTGCTTGAAGAAGAACACGAGACGCCCATCACCGGGACGTCTTATTCTGCCCGAGCTTAA
- a CDS encoding glycoside hydrolase family 3 N-terminal domain-containing protein: MLTLRQQIAQMLIMGFDGTEINDQNPVKNWLEKEGLGGVLLFDYDLAAQGPGKNIRDASQVKALIQQLHHCALSSDAGSEFPLFVAVDYEGGAVDRLRHLADIPTSLSPKQYASLPPEQQQQEAQKMADTLTSLGFNLNFAPLLDLNLNERQGIIGKLARSYGTDAAQVAAIAKQFVTVLADQGITCCYKHFPGHGSALGDTHEGFVDVTETFIKDELQPYAELLPHNTLPVMVMTAHVINRQLDPDGLPATLSSRILTGLLRDQIGFDGVIISDDLQMHAISQHYSLADSLRLTINAGADMVIFANQLGRVSATEVIDVIEGLVQRGLVAANRIQQACERIRKLKQKQGASIAARPVRESTVT; the protein is encoded by the coding sequence TTGTTGACTTTACGGCAGCAAATTGCGCAAATGCTGATCATGGGTTTCGACGGCACAGAAATCAATGACCAAAATCCAGTGAAGAACTGGCTTGAAAAAGAGGGCTTGGGTGGGGTTTTGTTATTTGATTATGATCTCGCGGCGCAAGGCCCGGGCAAGAATATCCGCGATGCGTCTCAAGTCAAGGCATTGATTCAGCAATTGCATCACTGCGCTTTAAGTTCTGACGCAGGCAGCGAATTTCCTCTGTTTGTTGCAGTCGACTACGAGGGCGGCGCGGTGGACCGGTTAAGGCACTTAGCTGATATCCCGACAAGCCTGTCGCCGAAACAGTATGCCAGTCTGCCGCCAGAGCAACAGCAGCAGGAAGCACAAAAAATGGCCGACACTCTGACATCCTTAGGTTTTAACCTGAATTTCGCACCCTTGCTGGATTTAAATTTAAATGAACGGCAGGGCATCATCGGAAAACTGGCCCGCAGTTATGGGACGGATGCGGCCCAGGTTGCGGCAATTGCCAAACAATTCGTCACCGTCCTGGCCGACCAGGGCATTACCTGCTGTTACAAGCATTTTCCCGGACACGGCAGTGCATTGGGGGATACCCATGAAGGCTTTGTGGACGTCACTGAAACCTTCATTAAGGATGAATTGCAACCTTATGCTGAACTGCTGCCCCACAACACGTTGCCGGTGATGGTAATGACGGCGCACGTGATTAACCGCCAGCTTGATCCAGACGGCTTGCCGGCGACCCTTTCATCGCGCATCCTGACGGGATTGCTGCGCGATCAAATCGGTTTTGACGGGGTGATCATCAGCGATGATTTGCAGATGCATGCCATCAGCCAGCATTATTCCTTAGCCGATTCGCTTCGTTTAACCATCAATGCGGGCGCTGACATGGTCATTTTTGCCAATCAATTGGGCAGGGTATCGGCCACCGAAGTCATTGATGTGATTGAGGGCTTAGTCCAACGTGGACTTGTTGCAGCAAACCGCATCCAACAGGCCTGCGAGAGAATCAGAAAACTGAAGCAAAAGCAGGGCGCTTCGATTGCAGCCAGACCAGTTCGGGAATCGACTGTCACCTGA